In Aegilops tauschii subsp. strangulata cultivar AL8/78 chromosome 3, Aet v6.0, whole genome shotgun sequence, one genomic interval encodes:
- the LOC141020954 gene encoding uncharacterized protein, translated as MMCTPYLVGKTMEWMFLGFLVLKEKKQPKKYQLVLLARKSLCVLQYLYWEKVQPITGPKYDPLALLSPLMRNWTEDMAVRRDKYDYEYGRGVGIIDDNITEEYRLKKFAEEEAQKTKKASSKKSNITGMRKEGSTSEASSQKPTMDRILSEMNELRKEMLRLPELCAQRMIEKLNKTGVFYKPSNLEEDEENLYGGINESSNDGGLPKKEFVYQKYDLDRFRTPSKMSLQKDDDGVDVTSRGNTPFYCTPEYWDSFKGDMDDPIQVPEVLDEKAATSLGTDEIASHAPLGSQGVQEEVEEVTGRRKRRGSQHVKSPYVVPKPNKRAKRSAKGKLFQNGGVNKSSDEYDVVKASIKYVRAHEYSQKHAKTEIFNDGMEEGLTVRRACQIINHEWLSGDVINAYSSYLVDKVNDDRFMLTTWRIHWLLHIRPGKKTAGNDYEAESHSNEPVNRCEDEYFKKSKTYIPLNKENTHWVTVVMHSGKREFQVLDSLMTGKLDSVTRELVEDLRKQLAEDIQEANATGIVNYPDVSNWPIQTYDMPKQHDGNSCGIFLLRCFQYWDGDKWTGLFSQRSIDDSREVIIAPLIFSERNKLDEVKNKVIRISKKKK; from the exons ATGATGTGTACTCCATATTTGGTTGGAAAAACAATGGAGTGGATGTTTTTGGGTTTCTTAGTTCTGAAGGAGAAAAAGCAACCAAAAAAATACCAGTTAGTTTTGTTAGCAAGAAAAAG TTTATGTGTTTTGCAGTACCTATATTGGGAGAAGGTGCAACCAATCACCGGTCCAAAATATGATCCGTTGGCATTGTTGAGCCCGCTGATGAGGAACTGGACGGAAGATATGGCTGTGAGAAGAGACAAATACGACTATGAATATGGTCGTGGTGTTGGGAT TATCGATGACAACATTACAGAGGAGTACAGGCTGAAAAAATTTGCAGAAGAAGAAGCTCAAAAAACCAAGAAAGCTAGTAGCAAAAAATCTAACATTACTGGAATGAGGAAAGAGGGCAGTACCTCGGAGGCTTCGAGCCAGAAGCCTACTATGGACCGGATTTTGAGTGAGATGAATGAGCTTCGGAAGGAAATGCTTCGTTTGCCAGAGTTATGCGCACAG AGGATGATTGAGAAACTGAACAAAACCGGCGTCTTCTACAAACCCAGTAACCTGGAAGAAGACGAAGAGAATCTATACGGAGGCATTAATGAGTCTTCAAACGATGGTGGACTTCCGAAAAAAGAGTTTGTATATCAAAAATATGATTTAGACCGGTTCCGCACACCTTCCAAAATGAGTTTGCAAAAGGATGATGACGGCGTTGATGTAACTTCTCGTGGAAACACACCTTTTTACTGCACACCTGAGTACTGGGATAGTTTCAAGGGTGATATGGATGATCCTATCCAAGTACCAGAAGTATTAGATGAAAAAGCTGCCACATCTTTAGGGACGGACGAGATCGCATCGCATGCACCGCTTGGTTCTCAAGGAGTACAAGAGGAAGTGGAGGAGGTTACTGGCAGGCGCAAGCGCAGAGGATCACAACATGTCAAGTCTCCTTATGTGGTCCCTAAACCGAACAAGCGAGCAAAACGTTCTGCGAAAGGAA AATTGTTCCAAAATGGTGGTGTTAACAAATCTAGTGATGAGTATGATGTGGTGAAAGCGTCCATCAAGTACGTGCGCGCGCATGAGTATTCACAAAAACATGCCAAAACAGAAATTTTCAATGATGGCATGGAAGAAGGTCTCACTGTGCGGAGAGCTTGTCAGATTATTAACCATGAGTGGCTAAGTGGTGAC GTAATTAATGCATACTCATCATATTTGGTCGACAAAGTTAATGATGATCGTTTCATGTTGACAACTTGGAGGATACATTGGTTGCTTCACATTAGACCCGGAAAGAAGACCGCCGGTAACGATTATGAAGCAGAGTCGCATAGTAATGAACCCGTGAATAGATGTGAGGACGAGTATTTCAAAAAATCAAAG ACTTATATTCCTCTAAACAAGGAAAACACTCACTGGGTTACTGTTGTCATGCATAGCGGGAAGAGAGAGTTCCAGGTTCTTGACTCGTTGATGACCGGAAAACTTGACAGTGTTACTAGAGAACTCGTTGAGGACCTG AGAAAACAACTAGCAGAAGATATCCAAGAAGCAAATGCAACCGGAATTGTGAATTATCCGGATGTTTCCAATTGGCCTATTCAAACGTATGACATGCCAAAACAACATGATGG GAATTCGTGTGGAATATTTCTCCTTCGATGCTTTCAATATTGGGATGGTGACAAATGGACAGGCTTATTTTCACAG AGGTCAATTGATGATTCGAGAGAGGTAATCATAGCGCCACTTATCTTTTCGGAAAGAAACAAGCTTGATGAAGTGAAAAACAAAGTTATTCGGatatcaaagaagaagaaatag